The following are from one region of the Candidatus Bathyarchaeota archaeon genome:
- a CDS encoding KEOPS complex subunit Pcc1, translating to MKRNTVIHLELPSEKLLKVLLKALLPETKKPTTSRSKVSVEGEGKKLTIRIEAKDTSALRATLNSYLRWVALVKDTYEVAVSLEKTSHL from the coding sequence ATGAAGAGAAACACAGTAATCCATCTCGAACTTCCTTCAGAGAAGTTGTTGAAAGTCTTGTTGAAGGCTCTGCTGCCTGAGACAAAAAAACCAACAACATCTAGGTCGAAAGTCTCTGTTGAAGGCGAAGGCAAGAAACTTACTATACGAATCGAGGCTAAAGACACTTCAGCCCTCAGAGCAACACTAAATTCCTACCTTCGATGGGTTGCCCTCGTGAAAGATACATATGAGGTGGCTGTCAGTCTTGAAAAGACAAGCCATCTGTGA
- a CDS encoding prefoldin subunit beta, whose product MSDISQLPPKVQERLLQLQQLQRNLQTILAQKQQVELELTETGQALTELGNLTKNAVIYKSIGSLLVKSRKNKVEAELKERKELLDTRTEVLGKQAERLRNQLNQLQAKLKRDLSSGPSSPIIP is encoded by the coding sequence ATGAGCGACATATCACAGCTTCCACCTAAAGTTCAAGAACGGCTACTTCAACTACAACAGCTTCAACGCAACCTTCAAACGATCTTAGCCCAGAAACAGCAGGTGGAATTAGAATTAACCGAGACAGGACAAGCTTTAACAGAATTAGGAAACCTAACTAAAAATGCTGTAATCTACAAGTCTATCGGTTCACTTCTCGTAAAATCTCGGAAAAACAAGGTTGAAGCAGAACTAAAAGAACGCAAAGAACTTCTCGACACACGTACAGAAGTGCTAGGTAAACAAGCAGAGAGGCTACGCAATCAACTCAACCAATTACAAGCAAAGCTTAAACGTGACCTAAGCTCTGGTCCCTCAAGCCCCATAATACCTTAG
- a CDS encoding DUF3194 domain-containing protein: MKLLERIGIPELTEDQMQTLSEIAEKAARDYVLSKVPQRKISALGITVETVGSKPVTVSVDVDLVLSPLMKPYNVEKLANEATEKAFEAIEQCLRELSCKSKI, encoded by the coding sequence GTGAAATTGTTGGAAAGGATAGGCATACCAGAGCTTACAGAAGACCAAATGCAGACATTATCAGAAATTGCGGAAAAAGCTGCCAGAGATTATGTTCTATCGAAGGTTCCTCAACGAAAAATCTCGGCGCTGGGCATCACTGTCGAAACCGTTGGCTCCAAACCTGTCACAGTCTCAGTTGACGTTGATCTCGTTTTGTCTCCTTTAATGAAACCATATAATGTGGAAAAACTTGCTAATGAAGCTACAGAAAAGGCCTTTGAAGCAATAGAACAATGTTTAAGGGAGCTAAGTTGCAAATCCAAGATATAA
- a CDS encoding DHH family phosphoesterase: protein MQIQDITALLDQVNAKLVVLLCHHNADPDAIGAAFAFSCLLERLRPRLRTEITAAEGPSRLSKHLLTALPIKLTPNPQIEEADAIVLLDTNTIQQLGDWAERVKASNSPIIVIDHHASHPETERLATLSVSDENASSTCEIIYRFFMNMNVRFTENEAKSLFLGIAFDTRHFILANSTTLKIVADLIDAGVNAREALSLLSLPMDESERIARLKASKRVKLLKIGRWIVAFSHVSAYQASAARALISLGAHIAIVAGQKDEKLKISIRASQQFYRAAGVHLGRDLARPLGEYLQGMGGGHAVAAGVNGVGDLKACFKRCVRLLKDKLKNA from the coding sequence TTGCAAATCCAAGATATAACTGCTCTTCTAGACCAGGTTAATGCTAAGCTTGTCGTTTTGTTATGTCATCATAATGCAGATCCAGATGCAATTGGAGCTGCCTTTGCTTTTTCCTGCTTGCTAGAGCGTCTTCGTCCCCGTTTACGAACTGAAATTACAGCAGCAGAAGGTCCCAGCCGCCTATCGAAACATTTGCTGACTGCCTTGCCAATAAAACTAACGCCAAACCCCCAGATTGAAGAAGCTGATGCAATTGTATTATTGGATACAAATACCATTCAACAGTTGGGCGATTGGGCAGAGAGAGTTAAAGCTTCCAATTCTCCAATCATCGTAATTGATCATCACGCCAGTCACCCAGAAACAGAGCGCTTAGCAACTCTTTCTGTTTCAGATGAAAACGCATCATCCACTTGCGAAATTATCTACAGGTTTTTCATGAACATGAACGTTCGATTCACGGAGAACGAAGCCAAATCGCTTTTTTTAGGCATAGCCTTTGATACACGCCATTTTATTTTGGCAAACTCAACAACCCTCAAAATCGTTGCCGATTTGATTGATGCTGGCGTAAATGCACGGGAAGCTTTGAGTCTCCTCTCTTTGCCAATGGACGAATCTGAGCGTATAGCGCGGTTGAAGGCGTCAAAGAGGGTCAAACTTCTTAAAATCGGAAGATGGATTGTCGCTTTTTCACATGTCAGCGCCTATCAAGCCTCTGCTGCCAGAGCTTTAATTTCATTAGGCGCCCACATAGCCATTGTAGCAGGTCAGAAAGACGAAAAACTGAAGATTAGCATACGAGCTTCTCAGCAATTTTATCGTGCAGCTGGCGTGCATCTTGGCCGTGACTTGGCAAGGCCGTTAGGTGAGTATCTTCAAGGTATGGGTGGTGGTCACGCGGTTGCTGCGGGGGTTAATGGAGTTGGGGATTTGAAGGCGTGTTTTAAACGCTGTGTTAGATTGCTGAAAGATAAACTAAAAAACGCTTGA
- a CDS encoding winged helix-turn-helix transcriptional regulator has translation MKKLKPVDYKILFELVKNSKISDRKLAKKIGVSQPTVTRRRAGLEKEELLDYTAIPNFEKLGFEIMAFTFGHWKHGTSPDEKPSEAKSFLSKYPNIIFVSTGRGCGMDRMFVSVHKDYTDYAELMSALKTEWGKFMSASDTFIVSLKGDNILRNLTFKYLKDYMKKVGIFQVS, from the coding sequence ATGAAAAAATTAAAGCCTGTTGACTATAAAATTCTCTTTGAGCTGGTTAAGAACTCCAAAATTAGCGACAGAAAGCTAGCTAAGAAAATCGGGGTTTCTCAGCCAACCGTTACGAGAAGAAGAGCAGGATTAGAAAAGGAAGAGCTGCTTGACTACACTGCAATTCCGAATTTCGAAAAACTTGGTTTTGAAATTATGGCGTTCACTTTTGGTCATTGGAAGCATGGGACATCTCCTGACGAAAAGCCGTCAGAGGCTAAGTCTTTTCTTTCAAAGTATCCAAATATAATTTTTGTCTCTACAGGGCGTGGTTGTGGAATGGATAGAATGTTCGTTTCAGTTCATAAAGACTATACTGATTATGCAGAGTTAATGAGTGCACTTAAAACTGAATGGGGGAAGTTTATGTCCGCTTCTGACACTTTTATTGTCAGCCTCAAAGGGGACAATATTCTTAGAAACCTCACATTCAAATATTTGAAAGATTATATGAAGAAGGTAGGAATTTTTCAAGTTTCATAG
- a CDS encoding right-handed parallel beta-helix repeat-containing protein, which translates to MLVIVQTLLLISILTMVFEIRQMRASDSPQIWYVGPTKPPTYPDFATIQEAINNASVKPGDIIEVMENDTSPYYEHVVVNKSLTIRNYDTHQPVINGRGYGAVVNITAPNVVINNLKIQNGDYGLFIFYSSNITLRNNEIIGNTWNFAVEGLSTHIDHFIQDIDESNTVDGKRICYFVDQQDKSIPKDAGYVAIVNSRNITAENLCLKSNYRGTLVVNSTIVTIQNITFENHHKCVSVIKSTSVTIQDLELLEPMYSVSNWQGIQLITSSNSKVQNVAVSHHTHGGIAIWLAGSENNSIMNNKLFSQSDVMGGIWLGYSDGNYIIDNVITNSTSYGKYTLCIVLEQSHNNVIASNHLSTLTELPHHTLVFSNSNGTILHHNNFASYKHTILNFTSFNTSWDNGLEGNYWSDYEGQDDGSGGRILGDGIGDTKIPHHGDNYPLIEPWSAKRIFCRQVISLSGKLIDTAQAIFTTSDCTLASFKFNRTLKQISLKATAGYSGILNITIPRDWLDGPFKVLVNGSEVEILPPEANDTYTFINITYVRGRYTLDIVGKELGGFPGDYDGDGQVTIYDVVKVTGNYGAKEP; encoded by the coding sequence ATGTTAGTAATAGTACAGACTCTGCTTTTGATCAGTATTTTGACGATGGTGTTTGAAATACGACAGATGAGGGCTTCTGATAGCCCGCAAATATGGTACGTAGGTCCCACAAAGCCTCCAACATACCCAGATTTTGCTACGATACAAGAGGCGATAAACAACGCTAGTGTGAAGCCAGGGGATATAATTGAAGTTATGGAAAATGACACGTCTCCTTACTATGAGCATGTGGTTGTGAACAAGTCTTTGACAATTAGGAATTATGATACTCATCAGCCCGTTATCAATGGTCGGGGGTACGGAGCTGTGGTTAATATAACTGCACCAAACGTTGTGATCAACAATTTAAAGATACAGAATGGTGACTATGGTTTATTCATATTTTATTCGAGTAACATTACTTTGAGAAATAACGAGATAATTGGCAACACATGGAATTTCGCAGTAGAAGGCCTGTCTACACACATTGACCATTTCATCCAAGACATCGACGAGTCAAATACCGTTGACGGGAAACGAATTTGTTACTTTGTAGATCAGCAGGACAAGTCAATTCCCAAGGATGCTGGATATGTAGCTATTGTAAATTCGAGAAACATTACCGCAGAGAATTTATGCCTCAAAAGTAACTACCGAGGCACATTAGTGGTGAATTCTACAATTGTAACCATACAAAACATAACCTTTGAAAATCACCACAAATGTGTATCGGTGATAAAGTCTACAAGTGTAACCATACAAGACTTGGAGCTCCTAGAGCCTATGTATTCCGTTAGTAATTGGCAAGGAATACAACTTATCACTAGTAGCAATTCTAAAGTCCAAAATGTGGCTGTATCACATCATACTCATGGTGGAATTGCAATTTGGTTGGCGGGTTCAGAAAACAATAGCATTATGAACAATAAACTGTTTAGCCAATCCGATGTGATGGGAGGCATATGGCTGGGTTATTCAGATGGCAATTATATCATTGATAATGTAATAACAAACAGTACGTCTTATGGGAAATATACATTGTGCATTGTGCTGGAGCAGTCTCATAACAACGTAATCGCTAGCAACCACCTCTCAACATTAACAGAGCTTCCACATCATACGTTAGTTTTTTCAAATTCAAATGGAACAATTCTTCATCACAACAACTTTGCAAGCTACAAACACACAATCTTGAATTTCACGTCATTCAATACTAGCTGGGATAATGGTTTAGAAGGCAATTACTGGAGTGACTATGAAGGACAGGATGACGGAAGCGGAGGAAGAATCCTTGGTGACGGAATTGGTGACACAAAGATACCTCATCACGGAGACAATTACCCGCTAATAGAACCATGGAGTGCCAAAAGAATATTTTGCCGACAAGTGATTTCGTTGAGTGGGAAACTTATTGATACAGCTCAAGCGATTTTTACAACTAGTGACTGCACTTTAGCTTCGTTCAAATTTAACAGAACCCTCAAACAAATCAGCTTAAAAGCTACAGCAGGCTACTCTGGGATCTTAAACATAACGATTCCTAGGGACTGGCTAGACGGCCCATTCAAAGTTCTTGTTAACGGATCTGAAGTAGAAATTCTTCCGCCGGAAGCCAATGACACCTATACTTTCATAAACATTACTTACGTGAGAGGCCGCTACACTCTAGACATTGTAGGAAAAGAACTTGGAGGTTTCCCAGGCGACTATGACGGAGATGGTCAGGTTACTATCTACGATGTAGTAAAAGTCACCGGCAACTATGGAGCAAAAGAACCATAA
- a CDS encoding energy-coupling factor ABC transporter ATP-binding protein encodes MAVIETKDLTYTYPNATKPAIHGVSLKIEKGEFVILTGPSGCGKTTLCRCFNGLIPHFYQGELTGEIQVAGLNVAGNPIHKLTLHVGLVFQNPENQLFALSVEKDVAFGLENLGVPREDMQKQVDWALETSGIYNLRERAPDELSGGQQQRVAIASIIAMRPEIMVLDEPTSFLDPMGAEKIFEVIDKLNKSLGITVILVEHRLDLAARYANHVIVMDKGKIILDGEPRTVLGSQKARLLGVGIPKATRLYQILEEENGLKTDNVPVTSEEIVKLLREVLKT; translated from the coding sequence TTGGCAGTCATCGAAACTAAAGACTTAACATATACGTATCCAAACGCTACAAAACCCGCTATCCACGGAGTCTCATTAAAAATCGAAAAAGGTGAGTTCGTCATCCTTACAGGTCCAAGCGGATGTGGAAAAACCACTCTCTGCCGATGTTTTAACGGTTTGATCCCCCACTTCTACCAAGGAGAGCTAACAGGCGAAATCCAAGTCGCTGGCTTAAACGTTGCAGGCAATCCAATTCACAAGCTTACCCTTCATGTTGGACTAGTATTCCAAAACCCCGAAAACCAGTTGTTTGCCCTATCAGTTGAAAAAGACGTCGCTTTCGGGCTGGAAAACCTCGGTGTTCCACGAGAGGATATGCAGAAGCAAGTAGACTGGGCGCTAGAGACCAGTGGCATTTATAACCTGCGTGAGAGAGCACCTGACGAGCTTTCTGGAGGACAGCAGCAACGAGTAGCTATTGCAAGCATCATTGCCATGCGTCCTGAAATCATGGTGCTAGACGAGCCAACCTCTTTCCTAGATCCTATGGGCGCTGAAAAAATCTTCGAAGTTATAGATAAGCTGAATAAATCTTTAGGCATTACAGTAATTTTAGTTGAACACCGGCTGGATTTAGCGGCAAGATATGCAAACCATGTTATTGTAATGGATAAAGGAAAAATTATCTTAGATGGTGAACCTAGAACGGTTTTAGGCTCTCAAAAAGCCCGTTTACTAGGAGTTGGGATACCGAAAGCAACAAGACTGTACCAAATTCTCGAAGAGGAAAATGGACTGAAAACGGATAACGTGCCAGTAACGTCCGAGGAGATTGTAAAGCTTTTGCGCGAGGTTTTGAAAACATGA
- a CDS encoding energy-coupling factor ABC transporter ATP-binding protein, whose protein sequence is MIKVKDVYFTYPTGVEALKGVSLTIRDGEFIAIMGQNGAGKTTLIKHFNGLLKPTKGEVLVGSVNTKTTSVARLARNVGFVFQNPDNQLFCETVEEEVAFALKNFGYKDTTLKKRVTWALNLLGLTEYRKTSPFMLSGGERKRVALASVLAWNPKVVVMDEPTIGQDYQQKEILRQFIIQLNTQGKTVVVVTHDVEFVAECNPRVILMSEGKIVADGVGKKVLTDIDRLTQASIVLPQVAQIFMGLTDFGLPTDVIDLYEAREILMKRLGEK, encoded by the coding sequence ATGATAAAAGTCAAAGACGTTTACTTCACTTATCCAACCGGCGTTGAAGCGTTGAAAGGAGTCTCTCTAACAATAAGAGATGGCGAATTCATAGCCATAATGGGTCAAAACGGCGCTGGAAAAACAACGTTAATAAAACATTTCAACGGGCTGCTGAAACCCACAAAGGGAGAGGTTTTGGTTGGCAGCGTAAATACGAAAACTACAAGCGTGGCTAGACTCGCGCGAAACGTAGGGTTTGTCTTCCAAAATCCCGACAACCAACTTTTCTGTGAAACCGTAGAAGAAGAAGTTGCCTTCGCCCTCAAAAACTTCGGCTACAAAGACACCACATTAAAAAAGAGAGTGACATGGGCTCTGAACCTGTTAGGGCTTACGGAATACCGGAAAACCTCGCCTTTCATGCTTAGCGGAGGCGAAAGAAAACGTGTTGCTCTAGCGTCGGTGCTTGCTTGGAACCCTAAAGTTGTGGTAATGGACGAACCTACAATAGGACAAGACTACCAGCAAAAGGAAATACTTCGCCAATTTATAATCCAACTGAACACGCAAGGAAAAACCGTTGTAGTAGTCACTCACGATGTGGAGTTCGTAGCGGAATGTAACCCCCGCGTAATACTAATGTCTGAAGGAAAAATCGTCGCAGACGGTGTCGGAAAAAAAGTGCTCACAGATATTGACCGTTTAACTCAAGCTTCTATAGTGCTGCCGCAAGTAGCTCAGATATTTATGGGTTTAACAGATTTTGGGCTACCAACAGATGTAATTGACCTTTACGAAGCAAGAGAAATCCTGATGAAACGGCTGGGTGAGAAATGA
- a CDS encoding energy-coupling factor transporter transmembrane protein EcfT, translating to MSVFDGLKFRRVTSPIHMLDPRIKFLYVCSIFVVAILFWELLPLIILFLMQIPFVLLARVQKEWVRSLRGAAFLAVIIFSTNLFFRFMYTGYPTLQDIEYASAMTLRFVVLVESFSVFFLTTSPDHLGLALEQSHVPYEFCFAFTTAVRFVPVLADEAQTIMDAQKARGLELEKGNFLKRIRNYIPILIPLIISAIRRSLELAEAMESRAWGAIEKRTNLYVLKMRKADYLLILASILILIIGVYIRYYVPTPSFSDLLKL from the coding sequence ATGAGCGTTTTTGACGGTTTAAAGTTCAGAAGAGTTACGTCTCCCATCCACATGCTAGACCCGCGAATCAAGTTTCTTTATGTCTGCTCAATTTTCGTGGTCGCAATACTCTTTTGGGAATTACTTCCCCTAATCATCTTATTTCTAATGCAAATTCCGTTTGTTCTTTTGGCGCGTGTTCAGAAAGAATGGGTACGCTCTCTGAGAGGAGCAGCGTTTCTAGCTGTAATTATTTTCAGTACTAACCTTTTTTTCAGGTTTATGTATACAGGTTATCCAACGCTTCAGGACATTGAATATGCTTCAGCAATGACACTGCGCTTCGTAGTACTTGTCGAATCCTTCTCAGTATTCTTTCTAACAACTTCGCCAGACCATTTGGGTTTGGCTTTGGAGCAAAGCCACGTTCCATACGAGTTTTGCTTCGCCTTCACCACTGCCGTAAGGTTTGTTCCAGTCTTGGCTGATGAAGCCCAAACGATTATGGATGCTCAGAAAGCTCGGGGGCTGGAGCTTGAAAAAGGAAACTTTTTGAAGAGAATAAGAAACTACATTCCAATTCTCATCCCCCTAATCATCAGTGCCATTCGCAGAAGTCTAGAGCTCGCAGAAGCTATGGAATCGAGAGCTTGGGGCGCCATCGAAAAGCGCACTAACCTGTACGTTTTGAAAATGAGAAAAGCTGACTATTTGCTAATCTTAGCTTCCATTCTTATATTGATAATCGGTGTTTACATACGGTATTATGTGCCTACACCGTCATTTTCAGACCTTTTAAAGCTGTAA
- the hxlB gene encoding 6-phospho-3-hexuloisomerase produces the protein MLKAAARELLAGAQKAIEALDSEQVEKMLQMIIEAQKEKIFVVGVGRSGFVGRSFALRLMNLGFNVYFLGETITPAGGKNDLVIAISGTGMTKMVLTASTAAKDISAKVIAVTTYAKSPLGDIADHIVVLTGRTKMGWPREEDYLSRQILGEREPLSPLGSIFENNCTIFLDSLIVELMYRLNKTEEELRRKHATIE, from the coding sequence ATGCTGAAAGCCGCAGCCCGAGAACTCCTTGCTGGCGCACAAAAAGCCATAGAAGCACTAGATTCTGAACAAGTGGAAAAAATGTTGCAAATGATAATCGAAGCCCAAAAAGAGAAAATCTTCGTTGTAGGAGTGGGTAGAAGCGGATTTGTCGGCCGTTCCTTCGCGTTGCGTTTGATGAATCTAGGATTCAACGTATATTTCTTAGGCGAAACCATAACACCAGCCGGCGGAAAAAATGACTTGGTTATCGCCATCTCAGGCACCGGCATGACGAAGATGGTGCTAACTGCAAGCACGGCTGCAAAGGATATTAGTGCAAAGGTTATAGCCGTTACCACTTATGCAAAGTCTCCCCTAGGAGACATAGCAGATCACATTGTTGTTCTTACCGGTCGAACGAAGATGGGTTGGCCTAGAGAAGAAGACTATCTTTCAAGGCAGATTTTGGGCGAACGTGAACCTCTGAGCCCTCTTGGTAGTATCTTTGAAAATAACTGTACGATATTTCTTGACAGTCTTATTGTAGAACTTATGTATCGCTTAAATAAGACTGAGGAAGAATTAAGGCGGAAGCATGCGACAATAGAATAG
- a CDS encoding PqqD family peptide modification chaperone gives MKAELEKIVKDELSGEVAKSYVAQITCFHRIQASTTFHEAAEYVRDTLRSLGFENAKIEQFTSDGATKYWTYTSPIGWEVKTAELHLVEPKKKLIIRYEDTPTCLHTYSKSTPPEGITAELVDVGEGTKPKHYEGKDVKDKFVLATGRAKQVHEQAVYKYGAAGVITDTITHEMKNVRESVDIPDAHAYQSIWPTKKEQDKVTFGFSLSKRQGNHLRALLSGDKPVMLKAKVDAKLFPGNLDIVTTIIQGSSKPNETIFLIAHLCHPKPSANDNASGSGLLLEIARTIQTLIKSGKIEKPARTIRFLWVPETFGTIAYLYHHQDLASKLVAGINLDMVGQNQELCKSTLNLDKTPDSNPSYLNDYVFSLIEHSAEEFDPKTVFGSASTFRYSINAFSGGSDHAEFNDSTFSVPCIMLLQWPDLYYHTSMDSIDKVSENSLKRVGWIATVAALTLANATVEDAIFMANLARLGGIARLQEASKEAFTGLFKKRKNLNPNESAKNLAKTAFNFKNKMEHLVWREKKAVKSAERLGSSPEFENLTAKYVKDVKQYGRLEIARFEETLAHATKTAGITLPVQLEETEAVREAKSLTPKRLFKGTFNADALKRALGEKEYELYEEIGKKDEDFRKKTYEIFNFMDGKRTVYEIAKAVSAEYSVTKLEHVLKFIHDLEKTNFVSFNN, from the coding sequence GTGAAAGCAGAACTCGAAAAGATAGTGAAAGATGAACTTTCAGGAGAAGTCGCTAAATCCTACGTAGCCCAAATCACCTGTTTCCACCGAATTCAAGCCTCCACAACGTTCCACGAAGCTGCAGAATACGTCAGAGACACACTGCGGAGTCTCGGTTTTGAAAATGCCAAAATCGAACAATTCACTTCTGACGGCGCCACAAAATATTGGACCTATACTTCTCCAATTGGCTGGGAAGTCAAAACCGCCGAACTGCACTTGGTTGAACCTAAAAAGAAGCTAATCATCAGATACGAAGACACGCCTACATGTCTTCACACCTACAGCAAATCCACACCACCCGAAGGCATCACAGCCGAGCTAGTTGACGTAGGCGAAGGAACGAAGCCTAAACATTATGAGGGAAAAGATGTAAAGGACAAATTCGTTTTAGCAACTGGCAGAGCAAAACAAGTTCACGAACAAGCGGTTTACAAGTACGGCGCCGCCGGCGTCATCACAGACACCATAACACATGAGATGAAAAATGTTCGAGAAAGCGTTGACATACCCGACGCTCATGCCTACCAGTCAATATGGCCTACAAAAAAAGAACAAGACAAAGTAACTTTCGGCTTTTCGCTCAGCAAACGACAAGGAAACCACCTGCGAGCCTTACTCAGCGGCGACAAACCTGTTATGTTAAAAGCTAAAGTCGACGCGAAACTGTTCCCAGGCAACCTAGACATAGTAACAACCATAATACAAGGCAGCTCAAAGCCAAATGAAACAATCTTCCTCATTGCCCATCTTTGCCACCCAAAACCAAGCGCCAACGACAACGCCTCAGGCAGCGGCTTACTTCTGGAAATCGCCCGCACCATACAAACATTGATAAAATCGGGCAAAATCGAAAAACCGGCAAGAACCATACGATTTCTTTGGGTGCCAGAAACTTTCGGTACAATCGCCTATCTGTACCATCATCAAGATTTGGCATCCAAGTTGGTTGCGGGCATAAACCTTGACATGGTAGGACAAAATCAAGAGCTTTGCAAATCCACACTCAATCTAGACAAGACGCCAGATTCTAATCCATCATACCTTAACGATTACGTTTTCAGCCTCATAGAACACTCAGCGGAAGAGTTCGACCCCAAGACAGTCTTCGGTTCAGCATCAACATTCCGATATTCAATTAATGCCTTCAGCGGTGGAAGTGACCATGCAGAATTCAACGACTCCACCTTCAGTGTCCCGTGCATTATGTTGCTTCAGTGGCCAGACCTGTACTACCATACAAGCATGGATTCAATCGACAAAGTCAGCGAAAACAGCTTAAAACGTGTAGGCTGGATAGCCACGGTTGCTGCCTTAACTCTTGCCAACGCTACAGTTGAAGATGCGATTTTCATGGCAAATCTAGCAAGGTTGGGAGGAATAGCTAGATTGCAAGAAGCAAGCAAGGAAGCATTTACAGGTTTGTTCAAGAAGAGGAAAAACCTAAACCCCAACGAGTCAGCAAAAAACCTTGCCAAAACAGCGTTCAACTTCAAGAACAAGATGGAGCATTTAGTTTGGCGCGAAAAAAAGGCAGTAAAATCGGCGGAAAGGCTGGGAAGCAGTCCTGAGTTTGAAAACCTCACCGCAAAATATGTGAAAGACGTAAAACAGTACGGTCGACTTGAAATTGCACGATTCGAAGAAACCTTGGCCCACGCCACGAAAACAGCGGGCATTACACTTCCTGTGCAACTAGAAGAAACTGAGGCAGTAAGAGAGGCAAAAAGTCTAACCCCAAAACGATTGTTCAAAGGCACTTTCAACGCAGACGCTTTGAAGAGAGCATTGGGCGAGAAAGAGTATGAATTGTATGAAGAGATTGGAAAGAAAGACGAAGATTTTAGAAAGAAGACGTATGAAATCTTTAACTTTATGGATGGAAAACGCACAGTCTATGAGATTGCGAAAGCAGTGTCAGCGGAATACAGCGTAACCAAGCTGGAGCACGTACTGAAGTTTATACATGACCTTGAGAAGACAAATTTCGTTTCTTTCAATAACTAA